In the Candidatus Electrothrix sp. GW3-4 genome, one interval contains:
- a CDS encoding adenylosuccinate lyase family protein: MNTCTPNSHIVDSRFYSGGYTTIEARRIFCDLRRYQHWLDVEAALALAQAELGIIPQEAAENIQQNARICLLDLDGIRQGLQLTNHSLMPLLKALCKVCDEKAGQFIHFGATTQDIQDTAQVLELRNVLLVVERDLHTIISLLMQRARQYRDLVTIGRTHSQHALPMTIGLKIAGWLDEVWRNVERLEQVKERLLVSQLFGGVGTMDAFGDKALPLLDRFSAKLGLAVPNVAWHASRDRFAEFLSSLAMIGGSLARIADEIRCLARNEIHEMEEPFHMGKIGSSTMPHKRNPELCEQVVVLSKLITSNVPLGYEGLICEHERDYRSVRLEWAALTDSSLYTCGLLALMKDILADMMVHEQRVRSNVLKAAPLISTEALMFFLGETIGKQNAHTLVYEASMQAVETGKPVLNILMDDPDIAGHFSREEIEQAIAPERHVGMSRELTEQTITYVETRMQERVTPAEDAAACPLCTEQEGCLCVI, translated from the coding sequence ATGAACACCTGTACACCGAACAGCCACATAGTTGATTCCAGATTTTACAGCGGCGGTTATACAACCATTGAGGCCCGCCGGATTTTCTGTGACCTCCGCCGCTACCAGCATTGGCTTGATGTGGAGGCGGCCTTGGCCCTGGCTCAGGCAGAACTGGGCATTATCCCCCAGGAGGCTGCTGAAAATATCCAGCAGAATGCCCGGATCTGCCTGCTTGATCTTGATGGGATCAGACAGGGGTTACAGCTCACCAACCATTCCCTGATGCCCCTGCTTAAGGCCCTGTGCAAGGTCTGCGATGAGAAGGCAGGTCAGTTCATTCATTTTGGCGCCACGACCCAGGACATTCAGGACACGGCCCAGGTCCTGGAGCTCCGCAATGTCCTTTTGGTTGTGGAGCGTGATCTGCATACCATCATCAGCCTCCTGATGCAACGGGCAAGGCAATACCGTGATCTGGTGACCATTGGTCGAACCCACTCGCAGCACGCCCTGCCCATGACCATAGGCCTGAAGATAGCTGGCTGGCTTGATGAGGTCTGGCGCAATGTGGAGCGATTGGAACAGGTAAAGGAGCGGCTCCTGGTCAGCCAGCTCTTTGGCGGTGTCGGTACGATGGATGCCTTTGGCGATAAGGCCTTACCCCTGCTGGACAGGTTTTCTGCCAAGTTAGGTCTGGCTGTCCCCAATGTGGCCTGGCATGCCTCCCGTGATCGTTTTGCTGAATTCCTTTCCTCATTGGCCATGATCGGTGGCTCCCTTGCCCGCATCGCCGATGAGATCCGTTGTCTGGCCCGCAATGAGATCCATGAAATGGAAGAGCCCTTCCATATGGGTAAGATCGGCAGCAGCACCATGCCCCATAAGCGAAACCCCGAGCTCTGCGAGCAGGTGGTGGTCCTCTCGAAACTGATCACCTCCAATGTCCCCTTGGGCTATGAGGGCCTGATCTGTGAACATGAGCGGGATTATCGCTCGGTGCGTCTGGAATGGGCCGCTCTCACGGACAGTTCTCTCTATACCTGTGGCCTGCTGGCCCTGATGAAGGATATCCTTGCTGATATGATGGTCCACGAGCAGAGGGTTCGCAGCAACGTGCTCAAGGCTGCTCCCTTGATCTCCACCGAGGCCCTGATGTTCTTCCTGGGAGAGACCATTGGCAAGCAGAATGCCCATACCCTGGTCTATGAGGCATCCATGCAGGCTGTTGAGACTGGAAAGCCCGTACTGAATATCCTCATGGACGATCCAGATATAGCAGGCCATTTCAGCAGAGAGGAGATTGAACAGGCCATTGCCCCGGAAAGGCATGTGGGCATGTCCCGGGAACTCACCGAGCAGACCATTACCTATGTGGAAACCCGGATGCAGGAGCGGGTGACACCTGCCGAGGATGCAGCAGCCTGCCCCTTATGTACAGAGCAGGAAGGGTGTCTATGTGTGATATAG
- a CDS encoding putative glycoside hydrolase, which yields MPRSAHTMKSILLTLAALFVAAQTGHAARPLPNTTSQLLVWADQLATEGAAQDQFVAENFVGSQKLTKDRIDSIRAYNPNFLVLQYHKAYGVDIGGNITDANTWSDDIATMRAYIAAYPGAGAEEDYYLHWTTTNDPAHRIEHYWAGNLEYHLADIRHAGFRAYLVEETLHRNEVVGFDGTFFDVAYFPWYDYEPDYDTGRGMGGDGTMWFGYEPWLNAGWSADVWENADEWNSMATPYWQYIAAAYHDGEADALAIANVDRMVTGWYVPEYLDYIDGGMSEGFMTDSGEANNRLVGGDWELSASRILRYLTGNGRILIAQPNYDDTSNTALRRWWVANYFLLKNSTSYYYYAATDQSVAWWPEYDINLGAYSAVPTQELSALLVPGTDSLYQREYANGLVLVNPGDAAQAYTLEGNYCQYGFSGGGVMVGATKPAMSLSCTGTLSGEISVAAHDALLLKKKTFRVLPAILLLLL from the coding sequence ATGCCTAGATCCGCCCACACCATGAAATCCATCCTCCTGACCCTCGCTGCCCTGTTCGTCGCTGCGCAGACAGGCCATGCAGCCCGCCCCTTACCGAACACAACCAGTCAGCTCCTGGTCTGGGCCGATCAGCTGGCAACGGAGGGTGCTGCCCAGGATCAGTTTGTGGCTGAGAACTTTGTCGGCTCGCAAAAGCTGACCAAGGATCGCATCGATTCGATCCGGGCCTATAACCCGAACTTCCTGGTCCTCCAGTATCATAAGGCCTACGGGGTGGACATCGGCGGCAATATCACCGACGCTAATACCTGGAGTGATGATATCGCAACCATGCGGGCATATATTGCTGCGTACCCGGGGGCCGGAGCAGAGGAAGACTATTATCTCCACTGGACGACCACTAATGACCCGGCCCATCGGATTGAGCATTACTGGGCCGGGAACCTGGAATACCACCTTGCCGACATCCGCCATGCCGGTTTCAGGGCCTATCTGGTCGAAGAAACCCTGCATCGGAATGAAGTGGTGGGCTTTGACGGCACCTTCTTTGATGTGGCCTACTTCCCCTGGTATGATTATGAGCCGGACTATGATACGGGCCGAGGTATGGGGGGCGATGGAACGATGTGGTTCGGCTATGAGCCGTGGCTCAATGCGGGTTGGTCAGCAGATGTTTGGGAGAACGCCGACGAGTGGAACAGCATGGCCACGCCCTATTGGCAGTATATCGCTGCGGCCTACCATGACGGCGAGGCCGATGCCCTGGCCATTGCCAATGTGGATCGAATGGTGACCGGGTGGTATGTGCCGGAGTATCTGGATTATATTGACGGCGGGATGTCGGAGGGATTTATGACCGACAGCGGAGAGGCGAACAACCGGCTGGTGGGCGGAGATTGGGAGCTGTCCGCATCCCGGATCCTGCGTTATCTGACCGGCAACGGCAGAATCCTGATCGCCCAGCCCAATTATGACGATACGAGCAATACGGCCCTGCGCAGATGGTGGGTAGCCAATTACTTCCTCCTGAAGAACAGCACCTCGTATTACTATTATGCGGCCACTGATCAATCCGTGGCCTGGTGGCCCGAATATGATATCAATCTGGGTGCGTATTCGGCCGTGCCCACCCAGGAGCTTTCCGCCCTGCTGGTTCCGGGAACGGACAGCCTGTATCAGCGGGAATATGCAAATGGCCTGGTCCTGGTCAATCCCGGAGATGCCGCGCAGGCCTACACCCTGGAGGGCAACTATTGCCAGTATGGCTTTTCCGGCGGCGGTGTCATGGTCGGCGCGACCAAACCGGCCATGAGTCTGAGCTGTACCGGTACGTTAAGCGGGGAGATCTCGGTTGCTGCCCATGATGCCTTGCTGCTGAAGAAAAAGACGTTCAGGGTATTGCCAGCGATCCTGCTGCTTCTGCTGTAG
- a CDS encoding FmdE family protein, with the protein MKILLSSITLLLVILAGTVQAGQQDMKDLGAEVIQTAFSKLRFSRVTAANIACLTNAGYVQHKGKNTLMLYDVLQDHTGISLGRGNLLPMYSGPYQPLWFAFVYKRMPGELLLTYVVVKEEGAEATKPINIYVHRHQSFAPFTELLGEKALPIITMANGWADGMPEDLLQGALYHDQFCRGVLTGYFTARFIQKHFSLITMTNSWDDATPEDLLQGTLSHDHFCSGAITGYLTARFILNTFPLRKGEQYTYIGVPGWCRDDYLLHYLNLSPGERGYYLMSSPKPWLKTKQKEKNDGIVIRFNSQENTGQAAALRFDRHEDAFREFIGEPKLELDWKKEPWLHVWYNRFFLSHRDEPKYFVSVVKTKDLESKEEFEALVAPGTNPLEVIIGENASRN; encoded by the coding sequence ATGAAAATTCTATTAAGCAGCATCACCCTGCTGCTGGTCATCCTTGCAGGAACGGTGCAGGCAGGACAGCAAGACATGAAAGATCTCGGTGCCGAGGTGATTCAAACGGCCTTCTCCAAGCTGCGATTCTCCAGGGTCACAGCTGCCAATATCGCCTGCCTGACCAATGCCGGTTATGTACAGCATAAAGGAAAAAACACCCTGATGTTATACGATGTACTCCAGGACCACACAGGGATCAGCCTGGGTCGGGGCAACCTGCTCCCCATGTACAGCGGGCCATACCAGCCACTCTGGTTCGCCTTTGTCTATAAAAGAATGCCGGGAGAGCTCCTCCTTACCTATGTTGTCGTCAAGGAGGAAGGAGCAGAGGCTACCAAGCCCATCAATATCTATGTGCATAGGCACCAGTCCTTTGCGCCCTTTACAGAACTACTCGGAGAAAAAGCACTTCCTATAATCACTATGGCGAACGGCTGGGCCGACGGAATGCCGGAAGACCTTCTCCAGGGTGCCCTGTATCATGACCAGTTCTGTAGAGGAGTCCTCACCGGATACTTCACGGCCCGTTTTATCCAGAAGCATTTTTCCCTGATCACTATGACCAATAGCTGGGACGATGCGACGCCTGAGGACCTGCTGCAGGGTACCCTGTCGCATGACCATTTCTGCAGCGGGGCCATTACTGGCTATCTCACGGCCCGTTTTATCCTCAATACCTTCCCTCTCCGCAAAGGAGAGCAGTATACCTATATTGGGGTTCCAGGATGGTGCCGGGATGATTATCTCCTCCATTACCTCAACTTGAGCCCAGGAGAACGCGGCTATTACCTCATGTCTTCTCCCAAGCCCTGGCTGAAGACGAAACAGAAAGAGAAGAACGACGGCATTGTCATCCGCTTCAATAGCCAGGAGAACACCGGGCAGGCCGCAGCGCTCCGTTTTGACCGGCATGAAGATGCCTTCCGGGAGTTCATCGGTGAACCAAAACTGGAGCTGGACTGGAAGAAGGAGCCTTGGCTGCATGTCTGGTACAACCGCTTTTTCCTCAGCCATCGCGATGAACCGAAGTACTTTGTCTCGGTGGTGAAGACAAAGGACCTGGAGAGCAAAGAGGAATTTGAGGCGCTGGTCGCCCCAGGCACGAATCCGCTGGAGGTGATCATTGGAGAGAATGCCTCCAGGAACTGA